A DNA window from Cognatiyoonia koreensis contains the following coding sequences:
- a CDS encoding Na+/H+ antiporter subunit C: MELLVASAIGILTSAGLYLVFRLRTFPVIIGVSLLTYAVNVFLFASGRLTVGAPPILRDGVSIYTDPLPQALVLTAIVISFGMTAVVVMVGLGAFLGSDDDHIDEPKAEIAEEAE, translated from the coding sequence ATGGAGCTTCTTGTCGCGTCAGCAATTGGAATCCTTACGTCAGCAGGATTGTACCTTGTGTTCCGGCTGCGCACTTTCCCCGTAATTATCGGGGTGTCGCTGCTGACTTATGCAGTGAACGTGTTCCTGTTTGCATCTGGGCGATTGACAGTTGGTGCGCCGCCGATCCTACGGGACGGAGTGTCGATATATACCGATCCTCTGCCGCAAGCACTTGTGCTGACGGCCATCGTTATCAGCTTTGGCATGACTGCCGTTGTCGTGATGGTTGGGCTGGGGGCGTTTCTTGGGTCTGACGACGATCATATCGACGAGCCGAAGGCCGAAATCGCGGAGGAGGCGGAATGA
- a CDS encoding monovalent cation/H+ antiporter subunit D, which yields MTHWIIFPVILPAILAPFIVLAARYHIGIQRVFSIVGVLAQIVICTSLAWQSSDGTITLYQLGDWAAPFGIVLVGDRLSTMMVLLTAVLALFVLLYAIGSGWDERGRHFHALFQFQLMGIMGAFLTGDLFNLFVFFEVLLIASYGLMIHAGGNERLRAGVQYVMFNLLGSTLFLFALGSIYAETGTLNMADLAQRVTMVSASETVGIRIAAVLLLLVFAIKAAVVPLHFWLPSSYAEAPPPVAALFAIMTKVGAYAIIRVYTLVFHPDLDVTAGLQTTWLLPAALLSLAVGMVGVLAAKKLDRLVAFSVIGSMGMVLVAISLFTASSISAALYYIVHSTLAGAALFLIVDLVKASRENLEIKAQQPVAGAALTSAMYFTAAIAMAGLPPLSGFVGKLMILESAFENNHMTWIWAIILGASLISVVGFARAGSTLFWKAKTVDVSSASPPPAVLSYVAVGGLLTLLIAHTVLAGPIKDYMNATAGQLFAPQPYIDTVLGTPGKLSDGGKKEGDH from the coding sequence ATGACCCACTGGATCATCTTTCCCGTTATTCTTCCCGCGATCCTTGCACCCTTTATCGTGCTGGCCGCCCGATACCACATCGGTATCCAGCGTGTCTTTTCAATCGTGGGCGTTTTGGCGCAAATCGTCATCTGCACAAGCCTTGCGTGGCAGTCATCCGACGGGACGATCACCCTTTATCAACTTGGTGATTGGGCGGCACCCTTCGGGATTGTTCTGGTTGGTGACAGACTATCCACGATGATGGTGCTGCTCACCGCGGTACTTGCGCTTTTCGTTTTGCTTTACGCGATAGGCTCGGGCTGGGATGAACGCGGGCGGCATTTCCACGCATTGTTCCAGTTCCAACTGATGGGGATCATGGGCGCATTTCTGACAGGTGACCTTTTCAACCTGTTCGTCTTTTTCGAAGTCCTTTTGATCGCGTCGTACGGGCTCATGATCCACGCAGGCGGCAATGAAAGACTGCGGGCGGGCGTACAATACGTAATGTTCAATCTGCTCGGATCGACGCTTTTCCTTTTTGCCCTCGGTTCAATCTATGCGGAAACCGGCACGCTCAACATGGCCGATCTAGCGCAACGGGTCACCATGGTTAGTGCGTCAGAGACAGTCGGCATTCGCATCGCAGCCGTGCTTCTACTGCTGGTGTTTGCCATCAAGGCCGCAGTCGTTCCGCTGCACTTTTGGCTACCCTCATCTTACGCTGAGGCTCCTCCTCCCGTTGCGGCGCTTTTCGCAATTATGACAAAGGTCGGTGCCTACGCCATCATCCGGGTCTACACGTTGGTATTTCATCCAGACCTCGATGTGACTGCCGGACTGCAGACGACCTGGCTTTTGCCAGCTGCACTCTTGTCGCTCGCGGTTGGGATGGTGGGTGTTCTTGCGGCTAAGAAGCTGGACCGCCTCGTGGCATTCTCTGTGATCGGCTCAATGGGAATGGTGCTGGTGGCGATTTCGCTGTTCACGGCGTCCAGCATCAGCGCTGCGCTTTATTACATCGTGCATTCGACTCTGGCTGGTGCTGCTCTGTTCCTCATTGTCGATCTGGTCAAAGCAAGCCGAGAAAACCTTGAAATCAAGGCACAGCAACCTGTTGCTGGCGCGGCGCTGACATCGGCGATGTACTTCACCGCTGCCATCGCCATGGCTGGTCTCCCGCCTCTCTCTGGCTTTGTTGGAAAGCTGATGATCCTCGAATCCGCTTTTGAGAACAATCATATGACTTGGATCTGGGCGATTATTCTTGGAGCGTCATTGATCAGTGTCGTCGGTTTCGCGCGCGCGGGTTCAACACTGTTCTGGAAGGCGAAGACAGTGGACGTTTCAAGTGCCTCGCCGCCCCCGGCTGTTTTGTCTTACGTTGCAGTGGGGGGGCTTTTGACCCTGTTGATTGCGCATACCGTTCTAGCAGGTCCGATCAAGGACTATATGAACGCGACTGCAGGACAGCTATTTGCACCGCAGCCTTATATCGACACCGTGCTTGGAACCCCTGGCAAGCTGTCAGATGGCGGCAAGAAGGAAGGAGACCACTAA
- a CDS encoding Na+/H+ antiporter subunit E, which produces MSRAFYWIFPHPFLTILLAVVWTLLQNQVSAGMVVFGIILGIILPKLTSVWWPDRPTGFRVGKMTSYAIMVLWDIMVANVQVAWIVLTVPNAKLKPAWIVVPLDLKQPEAITMLAGTITLTPGTVSADLSDEGHSLLVHVLHTFDPDGVRDDIKNRYEARLKEIFA; this is translated from the coding sequence TTGTCACGCGCCTTCTACTGGATATTTCCGCACCCATTCCTGACGATCCTGTTGGCAGTCGTCTGGACGCTGCTGCAGAACCAGGTGTCCGCGGGTATGGTCGTCTTTGGCATCATCCTGGGGATCATTCTGCCGAAGCTGACATCAGTGTGGTGGCCGGACCGACCCACCGGTTTCCGGGTTGGAAAGATGACAAGTTACGCAATCATGGTCCTTTGGGACATCATGGTCGCAAATGTACAAGTCGCATGGATCGTTCTGACCGTGCCGAACGCCAAACTGAAACCGGCATGGATCGTTGTGCCGCTCGACCTCAAGCAACCCGAAGCGATTACCATGCTGGCGGGGACGATTACTCTGACGCCCGGGACTGTGTCGGCGGACCTCTCTGACGAGGGCCACAGCCTCCTTGTGCATGTCCTGCATACCTTTGATCCCGACGGCGTCAGAGACGACATCAAGAACCGCTACGAGGCACGTTTGAAGGAGATTTTCGCATGA
- a CDS encoding K+/H+ antiporter subunit F, with translation MTFADTLMQYALIAAFIVVALGQIMSMIRLVIGPDTGDRILALDTMVVNAIGMIVLLGIAQGIQIYFEAAMIIAMLGFVSTVAYARFVLRGDIIE, from the coding sequence ATGACCTTCGCAGACACACTTATGCAATATGCATTGATTGCTGCATTTATTGTGGTGGCGCTTGGGCAGATCATGTCGATGATCCGCCTCGTGATCGGGCCTGATACAGGGGACCGAATTCTTGCGCTTGATACGATGGTGGTGAATGCCATCGGAATGATCGTACTGCTGGGAATTGCACAAGGCATCCAGATCTATTTCGAAGCAGCGATGATCATCGCAATGCTCGGCTTTGTATCGACAGTTGCTTACGCACGATTTGTCCTAAGGGGGGACATCATCGAATGA
- the mnhG gene encoding monovalent cation/H(+) antiporter subunit G encodes MIETIGTYATAFWLIVGAGFALVGAIGILKFNDGMTRLHAPTKVGTVGVGALLLASMIHSFTIGAGSFHELLIMSFLFVTAPISANFIAKVHIHKKSCDTPPPPPRDDTWSTLNTPADQQLAPQAEETDKVRL; translated from the coding sequence ATGATTGAAACCATCGGGACATATGCAACGGCGTTCTGGCTAATTGTCGGTGCGGGCTTTGCGCTGGTCGGCGCAATCGGAATTCTGAAGTTCAATGACGGCATGACACGGCTGCATGCACCGACAAAAGTCGGCACTGTGGGGGTCGGTGCACTTTTGCTGGCGTCGATGATCCACAGTTTTACCATTGGAGCGGGATCATTCCACGAATTGCTGATCATGTCGTTTCTCTTTGTGACAGCACCGATTTCCGCAAATTTCATCGCTAAAGTGCACATTCACAAAAAATCATGCGATACACCACCACCCCCACCACGCGACGACACGTGGTCGACCCTGAACACGCCAGCAGACCAACAACTGGCACCACAGGCAGAAGAAACAGACAAAGTGAGACTGTAG